In bacterium, a single genomic region encodes these proteins:
- a CDS encoding methyltransferase domain-containing protein: protein MDEVKKTFDQIAGRYDSERRKLIPGFDEFYRVVVEMVPFDPQGSWRFLDLGAGTGLLTQFLRARFSEAEYALMDFSPEMLAQARARFAGQAGVQFLEADYATADWPGTFDGVFSSLSIHHLSDEVKQTLYRKVLGHLKPGGVFLNAEFVRAESSELQARYWQLWIESMKAAGLSEPEVGHALERTSIDILTPVEVQLEWLKEAGFAEVGCHYRRYLFAVFGGRRP, encoded by the coding sequence ATGGATGAAGTGAAGAAAACCTTCGACCAAATCGCCGGGCGCTACGATTCGGAGCGGCGCAAGCTGATCCCCGGCTTCGACGAATTTTACCGGGTGGTGGTCGAGATGGTTCCCTTCGACCCCCAAGGCTCCTGGCGCTTCTTGGACCTCGGCGCCGGCACCGGGCTCTTGACCCAATTTTTGCGGGCCCGTTTTTCCGAGGCCGAGTATGCCCTGATGGATTTCTCCCCCGAGATGCTGGCCCAAGCCCGGGCTCGCTTTGCCGGTCAAGCCGGAGTCCAATTCCTCGAGGCCGACTATGCCACCGCCGACTGGCCGGGGACTTTCGACGGCGTCTTCTCTTCGCTCTCGATTCATCACCTCAGCGACGAGGTCAAGCAGACCCTCTATCGAAAAGTCCTCGGCCACTTGAAGCCCGGGGGAGTTTTCCTCAATGCCGAATTTGTCCGGGCCGAAAGCTCCGAGCTCCAAGCCCGCTATTGGCAGCTCTGGATCGAGAGCATGAAAGCCGCCGGCTTGAGCGAGCCCGAGGTGGGCCATGCCTTGGAGAGGACCTCGATCGACATCCTGACGCCGGTCGAGGTTCAACTGGAATGGCTAAAGGAAGCCGGCTTCGCCGAGGTCGGCTGTCACTACCGGCGCTATCTTTTCGCGGTCTTCGGCGGTCGTCGGCCCTAA
- a CDS encoding methylglyoxal synthase — MVQQKKKRLALIAHDGKKADMVGFVKDNLRFIRKMEVIATGTTGAYLEQSGLKVRKVESGPHGGDAQIAAMIVEGKLDGVVFLRDPLGIHPHEPDIFMLLRLADVHNLPLATNLATAKILIRGI, encoded by the coding sequence ATGGTCCAACAGAAAAAAAAGCGCCTCGCCCTGATCGCCCATGACGGCAAGAAGGCCGACATGGTCGGCTTCGTCAAAGACAACCTGCGTTTCATCAGAAAGATGGAGGTCATTGCCACCGGCACCACCGGAGCCTACCTCGAGCAATCCGGCTTGAAAGTCCGCAAGGTCGAGAGCGGCCCTCACGGCGGCGACGCCCAGATCGCGGCGATGATCGTCGAGGGCAAGCTCGACGGGGTCGTCTTTCTCCGCGATCCGCTGGGAATCCATCCCCACGAACCGGACATCTTCATGCTGCTTCGTTTGGCCGACGTTCACAACCTGCCCTTGGCCACCAACCTCGCCACCGCCAAAATCCTCATCCGCGGAATCTAA
- a CDS encoding NAD(P)/FAD-dependent oxidoreductase: MKRPRIVLLGGGFGGLYAAKALKGIEAKITLIDRRNFHLFQPLLYQVATGGLSPGEIASPLRSILKRHANLRVLNAEILDIDPERQIVRLADDEVGYDYLVVATGASHHYFGHSEWEALAPGLKSVENALDMRRRIFLAFETAEREKNLETRNAWLSFAVVGGGPTGVELAGALAELAHGTLKGEFRNFDSQEVRIHLLEGTDRLLPTYPPELSRKAEAKLKKLGVTVHTRTLLTQLNEDSVTVKKDSRSEKIPARTVLWAAGVEASPLGRKLAAKTGRKPDRAGRLSVDPDLSLPGYPNIFIIGDLAAVEQDGKLLPGVAPVAMQEGHYVARAIRERLAHRHSKPFRYHNKGNLAVIGRNAAVADLGFLRLNGFPAWLIWIFVHIRYLIEFDNKILVLFQWAWNYFTRKRGARLITGEDLLPMIHDSGAERARRSRP; this comes from the coding sequence GTGAAAAGGCCGAGAATCGTCCTGCTCGGCGGCGGGTTCGGCGGTCTCTATGCGGCCAAGGCCTTGAAGGGCATCGAAGCCAAAATCACCTTGATCGACCGGCGCAATTTTCATCTCTTTCAACCGCTGCTCTATCAAGTCGCGACCGGCGGCCTTTCGCCGGGCGAGATCGCTTCGCCGCTTCGATCGATCTTGAAGCGGCATGCCAACCTCCGGGTGCTCAACGCCGAGATACTCGACATCGACCCCGAACGCCAAATCGTTCGGCTGGCCGATGACGAGGTGGGATACGACTATTTGGTCGTCGCGACCGGCGCCAGCCACCATTATTTCGGTCATTCCGAATGGGAAGCCCTCGCCCCGGGCCTCAAGTCGGTGGAGAATGCTCTCGACATGCGGCGCCGGATCTTCCTGGCCTTCGAGACCGCCGAGCGCGAGAAGAACCTCGAAACCCGCAATGCCTGGCTGAGCTTCGCGGTCGTCGGCGGCGGCCCCACCGGCGTTGAGCTGGCCGGGGCCTTGGCCGAGCTGGCTCATGGCACGCTCAAGGGTGAATTCCGTAATTTCGACTCCCAAGAAGTTCGCATCCATTTGCTCGAAGGCACCGACCGCCTCTTGCCGACCTACCCGCCCGAGCTCTCGCGCAAGGCCGAGGCCAAGCTGAAAAAGCTCGGCGTCACCGTCCACACCCGAACCCTCTTGACCCAGCTCAACGAAGATTCGGTCACGGTCAAAAAAGACAGCCGCAGCGAAAAGATTCCGGCCCGCACCGTCCTTTGGGCGGCCGGCGTCGAGGCCTCGCCCCTGGGCCGAAAGCTCGCCGCCAAAACCGGCCGGAAGCCCGACCGGGCCGGACGGCTGAGCGTCGATCCCGACCTCAGCTTGCCGGGCTACCCCAACATCTTCATCATCGGCGACTTGGCCGCGGTGGAACAGGACGGCAAGCTGCTTCCGGGCGTGGCTCCGGTGGCCATGCAGGAAGGCCACTACGTCGCCCGGGCAATCCGCGAGCGCCTGGCTCACCGCCATTCCAAACCCTTTCGCTACCACAACAAGGGCAATCTGGCGGTGATCGGCCGGAATGCCGCGGTCGCCGACTTGGGCTTCCTCCGTTTGAATGGCTTTCCGGCCTGGCTGATCTGGATCTTCGTCCACATCCGCTACCTGATCGAGTTCGACAACAAAATCCTGGTGCTGTTTCAATGGGCCTGGAATTACTTCACCCGCAAGCGCGGCGCCCGCTTGATCACCGGCGAGGACCTCTTGCCGATGATCCACGACTCCGGCGCGGAAAGGGCACGGCGCTCCCGGCCATGA
- a CDS encoding TMEM165/GDT1 family protein — translation MKELLTVFFTIFVAELGDKTQLATLLYATDRKIGPWQVFLAAAAALTLSSLLAVLIGGQLGQWISPKHLKIVAGLGFIAVGIWTLWRG, via the coding sequence ATGAAAGAGCTTCTCACCGTCTTCTTCACCATTTTCGTCGCCGAGCTCGGCGACAAAACCCAACTCGCCACCCTGCTCTACGCGACCGACCGGAAGATCGGCCCTTGGCAGGTCTTCCTGGCGGCGGCCGCGGCCCTCACCCTCTCCTCGCTCTTGGCGGTCCTGATCGGCGGCCAGCTCGGCCAATGGATCTCGCCGAAGCACCTCAAAATCGTCGCCGGCCTCGGTTTCATCGCGGTCGGGATCTGGACGCTTTGGCGCGGCTGA
- a CDS encoding aspartate ammonia-lyase — protein sequence MKKAKASASSHRTEKDSLGEKQIPHHVYYGVQTARAVDNFPISGWKPHPAFVDATVLIKRAAAVVHGGLGLIPKRNVAAIVKACDEVLQGRHRDNFVVDVFQAGAGTSHHMNVNEVVANRANEMLGGKRGVYDPINPNDHVNMAQSTNDVIPTAIRIAALLLKKDFLASLKTLQKSFAAKAKAWDKIVKSGRTHLQDATPIRLGQEFGGYASVLQSHLGWVEQAFEPLTRLGLGGTAVGTGINSHPEYRQRVAKELGRLIGEPLKPAKDYFEAMQSMSPFVGLSSAIRNLTLDLIRIANDLRLLASGPRTGLYEILLPPVQPGSSIMPGKVNPVLAEMTNMSGFFVLGLDTTIAYSSQAGQLELNVMMPIIAYCLTWELSILGNTMQALAVKCVDGIVAFPDRCKYYAENSVSIATVLNPILGYAATAEIVKKAVATGKPLRELLQQTSLTPAQIDKVFDLYDSTYPNLKGGTKAAG from the coding sequence ATGAAAAAAGCCAAGGCTTCCGCCTCCTCCCATCGCACTGAAAAGGACTCTCTCGGGGAAAAGCAAATCCCTCACCATGTCTATTACGGCGTCCAAACCGCCCGGGCCGTGGACAATTTCCCGATCAGCGGCTGGAAGCCCCATCCGGCCTTCGTCGACGCCACCGTGCTGATCAAGCGGGCGGCGGCCGTCGTTCACGGCGGCCTCGGCCTGATCCCCAAGAGGAACGTCGCGGCCATCGTCAAAGCCTGCGACGAGGTCCTGCAAGGCCGGCATCGCGACAATTTCGTGGTCGACGTCTTCCAGGCCGGCGCCGGCACCAGCCATCACATGAACGTCAACGAGGTGGTGGCCAATCGGGCCAACGAGATGCTCGGCGGCAAGCGCGGGGTCTACGATCCGATCAACCCCAACGACCACGTCAACATGGCCCAGTCGACCAATGACGTGATTCCGACGGCGATCCGCATCGCCGCCCTTCTGCTGAAAAAAGATTTCCTGGCTTCGCTCAAGACCCTGCAGAAGTCCTTCGCCGCCAAGGCCAAGGCTTGGGACAAAATCGTCAAGTCGGGCCGCACTCACCTGCAGGACGCCACGCCGATCCGCCTCGGCCAGGAGTTCGGCGGCTACGCCAGCGTGCTCCAGAGCCATCTCGGCTGGGTCGAGCAAGCTTTCGAGCCTTTGACCCGCCTCGGCCTGGGTGGAACCGCCGTCGGGACCGGCATCAACAGCCATCCCGAATACCGCCAACGGGTCGCCAAGGAATTGGGCCGCTTGATCGGCGAGCCGCTCAAGCCGGCCAAGGATTATTTCGAGGCCATGCAGTCGATGTCGCCTTTCGTCGGCCTTTCCAGCGCGATCCGCAACCTGACTTTGGACTTGATCCGCATCGCCAACGACCTGCGGCTCCTGGCCTCGGGTCCCCGCACCGGACTTTACGAAATTCTCCTTCCGCCGGTTCAGCCCGGCAGCTCGATCATGCCGGGCAAGGTCAACCCGGTCTTGGCCGAGATGACCAATATGTCGGGATTCTTCGTCCTCGGCTTGGACACGACGATCGCTTACTCCTCGCAGGCCGGCCAGCTCGAGTTGAACGTCATGATGCCGATCATCGCTTATTGCCTGACCTGGGAGCTGAGCATCCTCGGCAACACGATGCAGGCCTTGGCCGTCAAGTGCGTCGACGGGATCGTCGCCTTCCCCGACCGCTGCAAGTATTACGCGGAAAACTCGGTCTCGATCGCGACGGTGCTCAATCCGATTTTGGGCTATGCGGCCACGGCCGAGATCGTGAAGAAAGCCGTCGCCACCGGAAAACCCCTGCGCGAGCTGCTTCAGCAGACCTCGCTGACGCCGGCCCAGATCGACAAGGTCTTCGACCTCTACGACAGCACCTATCCGAATTTGAAGGGTGGAACGAAGGCGGCCGGTTGA
- a CDS encoding NifU family protein, with protein MFGGKKDKIESLEREVAELRRQLEDLQKKQEWHLKVLRQQTAGLLSGLPPTVAAVMSGLPYSEIPKERVLEFIQSVPGLLILDVRSDEGWGNGHIPEAKHIPANQVLMRLGELSDKSRPILTFCANGNTAVTVAQLLAKEGYLYVFNALGGMAGYGGPLVKPEVKASDAGEVQGVDRELIEKVLAVIDRDVRPGLKRDGGDLQVLAVEEGVVKVKMSGACFGCGAQKRTVEDGIKNHLMRIIPEVKDVEDHSGSMH; from the coding sequence ATGTTTGGTGGAAAAAAAGACAAGATCGAAAGTCTCGAGCGTGAGGTGGCCGAGCTCCGCCGCCAATTGGAAGACCTGCAGAAGAAGCAGGAGTGGCATCTCAAGGTCTTGCGCCAGCAGACCGCCGGCTTGCTCAGCGGCTTGCCCCCGACCGTCGCGGCGGTGATGAGCGGCTTGCCTTATTCGGAGATTCCCAAGGAAAGGGTTTTGGAGTTCATCCAATCGGTGCCGGGCTTGTTAATCCTGGACGTGCGCAGCGACGAGGGTTGGGGCAACGGCCATATTCCCGAGGCCAAGCACATCCCGGCCAATCAGGTGTTGATGCGACTCGGCGAGCTCTCCGACAAGAGTCGCCCGATCTTGACTTTCTGCGCCAACGGCAACACGGCGGTCACGGTGGCCCAGTTGCTGGCCAAGGAAGGTTACCTCTACGTCTTCAACGCCCTGGGCGGAATGGCCGGCTACGGTGGTCCCTTGGTCAAGCCGGAGGTCAAGGCCTCGGATGCCGGCGAGGTCCAGGGGGTGGATCGGGAATTGATCGAGAAGGTTCTGGCGGTCATCGACCGCGACGTCCGGCCGGGCTTGAAGCGGGACGGCGGCGATTTGCAGGTCCTGGCGGTGGAGGAGGGCGTGGTCAAGGTGAAGATGTCCGGCGCCTGCTTCGGCTGTGGGGCTCAGAAGCGCACGGTCGAGGACGGGATCAAGAATCACCTGATGCGCATCATCCCCGAGGTCAAGGACGTCGAGGATCACAGCGGTTCGATGCACTAA